One part of the Dermacentor andersoni chromosome 2, qqDerAnde1_hic_scaffold, whole genome shotgun sequence genome encodes these proteins:
- the COX5A gene encoding cytochrome c oxidase subunit 5A, mitochondrial, which produces MFAVLARSGVNALRAATIPKNAVLPIAIPSARQMSKHSQETDEEFDARYEAYFNRKDIDGWEIRKAMNDLQGFDVVPEPKIVIAALKACRRLNDFALAVRFLESIQYKCGSKVKEIYPYILQEIRPTLTELGINTPEELGYDKPEYYMPLDYET; this is translated from the exons ATGTTTGCGGTGCTTGCCCGTTCCGGTGTGAATGCACTACGAGCCGCCACCATACCAAAAAATGCAGTTCTTCCAATTG caATTCCCTCTGCGCGGCAGATGTCCAAGCACAGCCAGGAGACTGATGAGGAGTTCGACGCCCGCTACGAAGCGTACTTCAACCGCAAAGACATTGACGGCTGGGAGATCCGCAAGGCCATGAACGACCTCCAGGGTTTCGACGTGGTGCCCGAACCCAAAATCGTCATCGCCGCGCTAAAGGCCTGTCGACGGCTCAACGACTTCGCTCTGGCTGTTCGATTCCTAGAGTCCATTCAG TACAAGTGTGGAAGCAAGGTGAAGGAGATCTACCCATACATCCTTCAAGAGATTCGCCCTACGCTCACCGAATTGGGCATCAACACCCCCGAGGAGCTAGGCTACGACAAGCCAGAGTACTACATGCCCCTGGACTACGAGACGTAG
- the LOC126542086 gene encoding protein FAM219A-like: MEDSGIDSDSKTNSCNGGDQPQQDLPVPVKTLDGCEADMNEAEGAEKEPQEAPPEEPHKTPQEQAASKSRALQLHRRLERHIQQSKKIRQQTRNACIDTQPKKTLLPRSRLPVPNKGQGSTAQPSGDTEPLVTWKSDSEEDFEFQPTSKAAAREITQQLIRDGYDLDLTPDDDDLDLIPPKPLTQRCSCCNPSQTCSIM; the protein is encoded by the exons AGACAGCGGGATCGACAGTGATTCCAAGACGAACAGCTGTAATGGTGGCGATCAGCCGCAGCAAGATCTACCGGTTCCTGTGAAGACATTGGATGGCTGTGAAGCGGACATGAACGAAGCAGAAGGCGCTGAGAAAGAACCACAG gagGCACCGCCAGAAGAACCGCATAAGACGCCTCAGGAGCAGGCTGCATCAAAGTCGAGAGCCCTTCAACTTCATAGACGATTAG AGCGGCACATACAGCAGTCAAAGAAAATTCGGCAGCAGACACGAAATGCGTGCATCGACACTCAGCCCAAAAAGACACTCCTACCACGAAGCAG GCTTCCTGTGCCCAACAAAGGCCAAGGGTCAACTGCTCAGCCATCAGGAGACACTGAGCCTTTGGTTACATGGAAGTCTGACAG TGAAGAGGATTTCGAATTTCAGCCCACTTCTAAGGCAGCTGCCCGTGAAATCACTCAACAGCTGATTAGAGATGGGTATGATCTTGACCTGACCCCTGACGATGATGATCTGGACCTTATTCCACCAAAACCACTGACTCAGAGGTGTTCCTGCTGCAACCCATCTCAGACATGCTCCATTATGTGA